The following are from one region of the Lacinutrix sp. Bg11-31 genome:
- a CDS encoding arsenosugar biosynthesis-associated peroxidase-like protein: protein MSKTYYDPADLRKFGKISEWNQELGEKFFDYYGKVFEEGALTAREKSLIALAVAHTEQCPYCIDAYTKDGLQRGITKEEMMEALHVGAAIKSGATLVHGVQMMNKVNKLEM from the coding sequence ATGAGCAAAACATACTACGATCCTGCAGACCTTAGAAAATTTGGAAAAATAAGTGAATGGAATCAGGAATTAGGTGAAAAGTTTTTCGATTATTATGGAAAAGTATTCGAAGAAGGCGCGCTAACTGCTCGTGAAAAATCGCTTATAGCTTTAGCTGTTGCACATACAGAACAATGTCCATACTGCATAGATGCTTACACTAAAGACGGTTTACAACGAGGTATTACAAAAGAAGAAATGATGGAAGCTTTACATGTTGGAGCAGCTATTAAAAGTGGTGCAACTTTAGTTCATGGAGTACAAATGATGAATAAAGTAAATAAGTTAGAAATGTAA
- the arsS gene encoding arsenosugar biosynthesis radical SAM (seleno)protein ArsS (Some members of this family are selenoproteins.), which yields MGKLKTQSLQKRDSDLAKSNKQLDILSNGIFADGELPTFKTKISETNQFPLKAKKLEILQINVGYMCNQVCEHCHVDAGPDRKEIMTRETMQQILDVIKTTGAHTLDLTGGAPEMNPNFRWFVEEASKIGVKDFIVRSNLTIIRANKKHYDLPDFFKKHNIHVVSSMPHWTRGKTDKQRGEGVFDMSIKALQELNNRGYGMPGSDLKLDLVYNPSGAFLPGNQAAMEKDFKKALLEDFGIKFHSLFAITNLPIARFLDYLIASENYEDYMYSLVEAYNPAAVENVMCTNTLSVSWDGYLFDCDFNQMLELPVNSKAKHISEYKEELLEGRNIVISQHCYGCTAGAGSSCQGIVA from the coding sequence ATGGGTAAATTAAAAACACAATCATTACAAAAACGTGATAGCGATTTAGCAAAAAGTAACAAGCAATTAGATATTTTATCTAATGGTATTTTTGCAGATGGTGAATTACCAACATTTAAGACTAAAATCTCTGAAACTAATCAGTTTCCTTTAAAAGCAAAAAAGCTTGAAATACTACAAATTAACGTTGGTTATATGTGCAATCAAGTTTGCGAACATTGCCATGTTGATGCTGGTCCAGACAGAAAGGAAATTATGACACGTGAGACCATGCAACAAATTCTAGACGTCATTAAAACTACTGGAGCACACACGTTAGATTTAACTGGTGGAGCACCCGAAATGAACCCAAACTTTAGATGGTTTGTTGAAGAAGCTTCTAAAATTGGTGTAAAAGATTTTATTGTCCGTTCTAATTTAACCATTATTCGCGCAAATAAAAAGCATTACGACTTACCAGATTTCTTTAAAAAGCATAATATCCATGTTGTGTCTTCTATGCCGCATTGGACACGAGGAAAAACAGATAAACAAAGAGGCGAAGGTGTTTTCGACATGTCTATAAAAGCCTTGCAAGAATTAAACAATCGTGGTTATGGTATGCCTGGCAGCGATTTAAAACTAGATTTAGTTTACAACCCAAGTGGTGCTTTTTTACCAGGTAATCAAGCAGCTATGGAAAAAGATTTTAAAAAGGCACTATTGGAGGATTTCGGTATTAAATTTCATAGTCTATTTGCAATCACTAATTTACCTATTGCACGATTTTTAGATTATTTAATTGCTTCGGAAAACTACGAAGACTATATGTATTCTTTAGTTGAAGCCTACAACCCTGCAGCTGTGGAAAACGTAATGTGTACAAACACACTTTCTGTAAGTTGGGATGGTTATTTATTTGATTGCGATTTTAACCAAATGCTAGAATTACCAGTTAATAGCAAAGCAAAACATATTAGCGAATACAAAGAAGAATTATTAGAAGGTAGAAATATAGTAATTTCACAACATTGTTACGGTTGTACTGCAGGAGCAGGAAGTAGCTGTCAAGGTATTGTAGCTTAA
- a CDS encoding rhodanese-like domain-containing protein codes for MKNKILYLFIFFSSITFAQESISDLLKKYNDNGVPYISVEELAMPKNQAIIFDTREPKEYQVSHLKDAICVGYDNFDIASVEKLHLNKDEKIVVYCSLGIRSETIGKKLKKEGYTNVYNLYGGIFEWKNKNFCVIDSEEKETNKVHTFNKAWSKWLVKGEKIYEAENKK; via the coding sequence ATGAAAAACAAAATTCTATACCTATTTATATTTTTTTCGAGCATTACTTTTGCTCAAGAATCTATTTCAGATTTACTAAAAAAGTATAATGATAATGGAGTACCTTATATTTCTGTTGAAGAATTAGCGATGCCTAAAAACCAAGCTATTATTTTTGATACTCGAGAGCCAAAAGAATACCAAGTCAGTCATTTAAAAGATGCTATATGTGTTGGTTATGATAATTTCGATATTGCTTCAGTTGAAAAACTACACCTTAATAAAGATGAGAAAATAGTAGTCTATTGTTCATTAGGTATTCGCTCTGAGACTATTGGCAAAAAACTAAAAAAAGAAGGATACACTAACGTCTACAATTTATATGGTGGCATTTTTGAGTGGAAAAATAAAAATTTCTGCGTTATAGATTCCGAAGAAAAAGAAACAAATAAAGTGCATACTTTTAATAAAGCCTGGAGTAAGTGGTTAGTAAAAGGAGAAAAGATTTATGAAGCTGAAAATAAGAAATAA
- a CDS encoding TIGR04282 family arsenosugar biosynthesis glycosyltransferase has protein sequence MQLNSKNLIITFTRNPELGKCKTRLAKTVGDEAALRIYKYLLQHTEQVIKQIDADKAVYYSVKTRDNDIWDSKAYQKHQQVGNDLGERMQKAFENGFNSLYEKIIIVGSDLFDLEPRHIDEAFKALNKNDVVIGPAEDGGYYLLGMKTMHTSVFKNKNWGTESVCYDTLQNLKNQKTSLLETLNDIDLYEDLEHIEALQNIIKQND, from the coding sequence ATACAATTGAATTCTAAAAACCTCATCATAACATTTACTCGTAATCCTGAATTAGGCAAATGCAAAACACGTTTAGCTAAAACAGTTGGTGATGAAGCTGCATTACGCATTTACAAATATTTGCTACAACACACAGAACAAGTAATAAAACAGATTGATGCCGATAAAGCAGTTTATTACTCGGTAAAAACTAGAGATAATGATATTTGGGATTCTAAGGCTTACCAAAAACACCAACAAGTTGGAAATGATTTAGGTGAACGCATGCAAAAAGCTTTCGAAAATGGATTTAATAGTTTATATGAAAAGATTATTATTGTTGGTAGTGATCTATTCGATTTGGAACCTAGACATATAGATGAAGCTTTTAAAGCATTAAATAAAAACGATGTTGTTATTGGTCCTGCAGAAGATGGAGGCTATTATCTTTTAGGCATGAAAACGATGCACACTTCGGTATTTAAAAATAAAAATTGGGGAACAGAATCTGTTTGTTACGATACGCTTCAAAATTTAAAAAATCAAAAAACCTCTTTACTCGAAACCCTAAACGACATTGATTTATACGAAGATTTGGAGCACATTGAGGCTTTACAAAATATTATAAAACAGAATGATTAA
- a CDS encoding purine-nucleoside phosphorylase produces the protein MIKYINKTVEYLQEKGFNKPEVGIILGTGLGQLTKEIEIIAEVSYNHIPHFPTATVEFHKGKLIYGILEGKMVIVMQGRFHLYEGYTLQDVTYPVRVMEKLGIKTLLVSNASGAINLNYNKGELMLIDDHINLQGSSPLAFKGVEKLGERFTDMSAPYNLEINSKFKAIAKANNITLHEGVYASVVGPQLETRAEYRMLKIIGADAVGMSTVPEIIVANHLNLKVAAVSVLTDECDPENLKPVDISEIIAMAGKAEPNMITLFKALIKTI, from the coding sequence ATGATTAAATACATAAACAAAACAGTAGAATACTTGCAAGAAAAAGGCTTTAACAAGCCTGAAGTTGGTATTATTTTAGGCACAGGTTTAGGGCAACTAACTAAGGAAATTGAAATTATTGCAGAAGTTAGTTACAACCACATTCCGCATTTTCCAACTGCAACGGTAGAGTTTCATAAAGGAAAATTAATATATGGAATATTAGAAGGCAAAATGGTAATAGTTATGCAAGGTCGTTTTCATTTATATGAAGGTTACACATTGCAAGACGTAACGTATCCTGTTCGTGTAATGGAAAAATTAGGTATAAAAACATTACTGGTTTCTAATGCGTCTGGAGCTATAAACCTAAATTATAATAAAGGAGAATTAATGCTTATTGACGACCATATTAACTTGCAAGGTAGTTCGCCTTTGGCTTTTAAAGGTGTCGAGAAATTAGGCGAGCGTTTTACAGATATGAGTGCGCCATACAATTTGGAGATTAACTCTAAATTTAAAGCCATTGCAAAAGCCAATAACATCACCTTACACGAAGGTGTTTACGCAAGTGTTGTTGGGCCTCAATTAGAAACGAGAGCAGAATATAGAATGCTTAAAATTATAGGTGCAGACGCTGTTGGTATGAGTACTGTTCCAGAAATTATAGTTGCAAATCACTTAAATTTAAAAGTAGCGGCAGTTTCTGTATTGACAGATGAATGCGACCCAGAAAACCTGAAACCTGTAGATATTAGCGAAATAATCGCTATGGCTGGAAAGGCCGAACCAAACATGATTACATTATTTAAAGCATTAATAAAAACAATTTAA
- the arsM gene encoding arsenosugar biosynthesis arsenite methyltransferase ArsM: MSYLDATNDLYKEAALTPDVGLCCTTNPIWELPGLKIPRIMQEMNYGCGSTVNARDLTNNPKMLYVGVGGGMELLQFAYFNRQKGGVIGIDVVDEMLEASRKNFIEAEAQNDWFKSDFVDLIKGDALNLNVPDNSIDVAAQNCLFNIFKAEDLKKAIAEMYRVLKPNGKLVMSDPTCEQPMNDTLRNDDRLRALCLSGSLPIDEYVKALTDAGFGTIEIRARKPYRILDPKNYPTEELIYIESIEVAAIKDPMPEDGPCIFTGKAAIYFGDQDYFDDKKGHILLKNQPIAICDKTAGDIATLGRDDIFISESTYHYDGGGCC; the protein is encoded by the coding sequence ATGAGCTACTTAGACGCAACAAACGATTTATACAAAGAAGCAGCACTAACACCAGATGTTGGATTATGCTGTACAACTAATCCTATTTGGGAGTTACCAGGTTTAAAAATCCCTCGCATTATGCAGGAAATGAACTATGGTTGTGGTAGCACAGTAAATGCTCGCGATTTAACCAACAACCCAAAAATGCTTTACGTTGGCGTTGGTGGCGGAATGGAATTATTACAGTTCGCCTATTTTAATCGCCAAAAAGGAGGTGTAATAGGTATTGATGTTGTAGATGAAATGCTAGAAGCCTCTCGCAAGAATTTTATTGAAGCCGAAGCACAAAACGATTGGTTTAAAAGTGACTTTGTAGATCTTATAAAAGGAGATGCATTAAACTTAAATGTTCCAGATAACTCTATTGATGTTGCTGCACAAAACTGCTTATTTAATATTTTTAAAGCTGAAGACTTAAAGAAAGCTATAGCAGAAATGTATCGCGTTTTAAAGCCTAATGGAAAATTAGTAATGAGCGATCCTACTTGTGAGCAACCAATGAATGATACTTTACGTAACGATGATAGATTACGTGCTTTATGTTTAAGTGGAAGTTTACCAATTGACGAGTACGTAAAAGCGTTAACAGATGCTGGTTTTGGAACTATAGAAATTAGAGCTCGTAAACCTTACAGAATCTTAGACCCTAAAAATTATCCTACTGAAGAATTAATCTACATAGAATCTATAGAAGTTGCAGCCATTAAAGATCCTATGCCAGAAGATGGACCTTGTATCTTTACCGGAAAAGCAGCTATTTATTTTGGTGACCAAGATTATTTTGATGACAAAAAAGGTCATATTTTACTAAAAAATCAACCTATTGCTATTTGCGATAAAACTGCAGGTGATATAGCAACTTTAGGAAGAGACGATATTTTTATTAGCGAATCTACCTACCATTACGATGGTGGAGGATGTTGTTAG
- a CDS encoding DUF962 domain-containing protein codes for MRKIDSLLSEYGESHQTKFNKIVHYFCVPAIFFSLIGLFSAIPIGLSLQEVVPTGLAPFMHIGTLIIVLGLFYYLRLSVTLFVGMLVFSALVLLGINVIANANIAPVWVIMVAIFVIAWIVQFVGHNHEGKKPSFLKDVQFLMIGPAWTMSHLFEVLKIKF; via the coding sequence ATGAGAAAAATAGATAGTCTTTTATCAGAATATGGAGAAAGCCACCAAACAAAATTTAATAAAATTGTACATTATTTTTGTGTTCCTGCTATTTTCTTTAGTCTAATAGGATTATTTTCTGCTATACCAATAGGTTTATCTTTACAGGAAGTTGTGCCAACTGGGTTAGCTCCTTTTATGCATATAGGAACTTTAATTATAGTTTTGGGTTTGTTTTATTACTTACGTTTATCTGTGACGCTTTTTGTTGGGATGTTGGTTTTTTCGGCTTTAGTCTTGTTGGGAATAAATGTAATTGCAAACGCTAATATTGCACCTGTTTGGGTGATAATGGTTGCTATTTTTGTGATTGCTTGGATTGTACAATTTGTTGGACATAACCACGAAGGAAAAAAACCATCATTTTTAAAAGATGTTCAATTTTTAATGATTGGTCCTGCCTGGACAATGAGCCATTTGTTTGAAGTATTAAAAATCAAGTTTTAA
- a CDS encoding sterol desaturase family protein: protein MEKYLNIIKNAYSGYWNYLKNEIITINHWDNYFYGLIVISILVWTLEIAFPWRKDQSIFRKDFWLDTFYMFFNFFILNLIILIALTDTTSAFFNDILGLIGLSVSSFQLFDIDALPLWLGLLIFFIISDFTQWNTHRLLHRVPMLWNFHKVHHSVKEMGFAAHLRYHWAEPILYKSLLYIPIAIIGGFDAQHVAIVHFFSITIGHLNHANLGWDYGVLKYIFNNPKMHIWHHAKELPEHARFGVNYGLTLSTWDYLFKTNYIPHSGRDIELGFDGDETFPKDFISQELYPLKK, encoded by the coding sequence ATGGAAAAGTATTTAAACATTATAAAAAACGCCTATTCTGGGTATTGGAATTACCTTAAAAATGAGATAATAACCATTAACCATTGGGATAACTATTTCTATGGACTAATTGTTATTTCCATTTTAGTTTGGACTCTTGAAATTGCATTTCCATGGCGAAAAGACCAATCTATTTTCAGAAAAGACTTTTGGCTAGACACTTTTTATATGTTCTTCAATTTTTTTATTCTAAATCTCATTATACTTATCGCGCTAACAGATACTACTTCTGCATTTTTTAATGATATTCTTGGCTTGATTGGGCTTTCGGTTTCAAGTTTCCAGTTATTTGATATTGATGCGCTACCATTATGGTTAGGCTTGCTAATATTTTTTATTATTAGCGATTTCACCCAGTGGAATACACACAGGCTATTACATCGTGTTCCAATGCTTTGGAATTTCCACAAAGTACATCATAGTGTTAAAGAAATGGGCTTTGCGGCGCATTTGCGTTATCATTGGGCAGAACCTATACTATACAAATCGTTACTTTACATTCCTATTGCTATAATTGGTGGTTTCGATGCGCAACACGTTGCTATTGTTCATTTCTTTAGCATTACAATTGGTCATTTAAACCATGCAAACTTAGGCTGGGATTATGGTGTTTTAAAATATATTTTTAATAATCCGAAGATGCATATTTGGCATCATGCAAAAGAACTACCAGAGCATGCAAGGTTTGGAGTTAATTATGGACTAACATTAAGTACTTGGGATTATCTTTTTAAGACTAACTATATACCACATAGTGGAAGAGATATAGAACTTGGTTTTGATGGAGATGAAACATTCCCCAAAGATTTTATTAGTCAAGAATTATACCCATTAAAAAAATGA
- a CDS encoding DUF547 domain-containing protein: MKHLILLVFALVLSSCFSTKKIAESTPKEEPKQVIEVKTETAPQAEETPVTIAIPEEAEVTPEVKETVVQETIIASPEAFSHNEWNKLLKQHVSEAGNVDYKSIKTNRKSLTNYIISLGENIPNDTWKKENKLVYWINAYNALTVDLILRNYPLQSIKDIKNPWEQRLWKLGNKWYSLEEIEHQILRKMDEPRIHFAIVCASYSCPKLQNEAFTASNLEAQLTNATKQFLSDKNRNDISQNNLKLSRIFKWFKKDFEQNGSLINFLNTYSDVSISEKANKSYLDYNWNLND; encoded by the coding sequence ATGAAACATTTAATATTATTAGTATTTGCTTTAGTTTTATCATCGTGTTTTAGCACAAAAAAAATAGCAGAGAGTACTCCAAAAGAAGAGCCTAAACAAGTGATTGAAGTTAAAACTGAAACGGCACCACAAGCTGAAGAAACTCCTGTTACAATTGCAATTCCAGAAGAAGCTGAAGTTACTCCCGAAGTTAAAGAGACTGTAGTACAAGAAACCATTATTGCAAGCCCAGAAGCTTTTAGTCATAATGAATGGAATAAACTTCTAAAACAACATGTTTCTGAAGCTGGAAATGTAGACTACAAAAGCATTAAAACCAACAGAAAATCTTTAACTAATTACATTATATCACTAGGAGAAAACATACCTAATGACACCTGGAAAAAGGAAAACAAACTAGTGTACTGGATTAATGCTTACAATGCATTGACAGTAGATCTAATTCTTAGAAACTACCCACTGCAAAGCATAAAAGACATTAAAAATCCTTGGGAACAACGTTTATGGAAACTAGGTAACAAATGGTATAGTTTAGAAGAAATAGAACACCAAATACTTAGAAAAATGGACGAACCAAGAATTCATTTTGCTATTGTATGCGCATCATATTCTTGCCCTAAATTACAAAACGAAGCCTTTACAGCTTCAAATTTAGAAGCCCAATTAACAAATGCTACTAAACAGTTTTTATCTGATAAAAACAGAAACGACATCTCTCAAAACAATCTTAAATTATCTAGAATATTTAAATGGTTTAAAAAAGATTTCGAACAAAATGGTTCTTTAATAAACTTCTTAAATACTTATTCGGATGTTTCAATTTCAGAAAAAGCTAACAAATCTTATTTAGATTACAATTGGAATTTAAACGATTAA
- a CDS encoding TIGR04283 family arsenosugar biosynthesis glycosyltransferase, translating into MISIVIPILNESENIEKLLFHLIDNASLQNIQEIVVVDGGSTDGSQEIVENLDLKVRLIHSKKGRARQMNFGARIAKGEILYFLHADSFPPTHYDKYIIDKIKQNNQAGCFRLTFDNNHWWLRLASWLTQFSWRACRGGDQSQFITKALFEDIGGFDESFTIYEDNILINELYKRKQFVVINKKIKTSDRLYKRHGIWKLQYYFWVIYLKKWFGASAEDLHTYYKKNIA; encoded by the coding sequence ATGATTTCAATAGTAATTCCTATTTTAAATGAATCTGAAAACATTGAAAAACTCCTTTTTCATTTAATCGATAACGCTTCATTACAAAACATTCAAGAGATTGTTGTTGTCGATGGTGGCAGTACAGATGGATCTCAAGAAATTGTTGAAAATCTAGATTTAAAAGTCAGGCTTATTCATTCTAAAAAAGGAAGAGCAAGGCAAATGAATTTTGGAGCACGTATTGCAAAGGGAGAAATTTTATATTTTTTGCATGCCGATTCTTTTCCACCAACACACTACGATAAATATATTATAGATAAAATAAAACAGAATAATCAAGCGGGTTGTTTTCGTTTAACATTTGACAACAACCATTGGTGGTTGCGCTTAGCAAGTTGGCTTACACAGTTTTCATGGCGAGCTTGTAGAGGTGGTGATCAAAGCCAGTTTATTACCAAGGCACTATTTGAAGATATTGGTGGTTTCGATGAAAGCTTCACTATTTACGAAGACAATATTTTAATTAATGAACTCTATAAACGTAAACAGTTTGTAGTTATCAATAAAAAGATAAAAACATCTGATAGACTCTATAAACGTCATGGTATTTGGAAACTACAATATTATTTTTGGGTAATCTATTTAAAAAAATGGTTTGGAGCAAGTGCTGAAGATTTGCATACTTATTACAAAAAAAATATAGCCTAA
- a CDS encoding outer membrane protein assembly factor, with product MLNNKILTIIIALFSAFTFAQERVILDLKVKGNKKLRSSFVMKISKAEAGAVLDSTILEEDIKRLKRLQAVAHAYYQVFASHGNSYNVFYNIEENFTIIPSVNVYTTNDNEFAYRLGLYEFNALGQNITFGGFYQKDIFSSYGINLRAPFLFSRELGLAINHQDLNTQEPVFFDNTTSDYKYRNKSYEVLALYQPNFKNRFEVGINYFLEEYNYLSGATNPSVPQELSVKKLLYKGIYEYNNLDYYYQYVSGFKSIFNAQYVTSTSNNLPEFIIAWNDFHFYKRVGDKGNWASRLRVGFSSNDETPFAPFSVDNNLNLRGVGNTIDRGTGAVVVNTEYRHTIYDKDWFALQGNAFVDAGSWRNPGGDFGDFGKSQNIRVFPGLGLRFIHKRIFNAIFRIDYGFGVTKGETQGLVFGIGQYF from the coding sequence ATGCTAAATAATAAAATACTTACAATAATTATAGCGCTGTTTTCAGCTTTTACTTTTGCTCAAGAGCGAGTGATTTTAGATTTAAAAGTTAAAGGTAATAAAAAGCTAAGATCTTCTTTTGTGATGAAGATTTCAAAAGCAGAAGCTGGAGCCGTTCTAGATTCAACAATTCTAGAAGAAGATATAAAACGACTAAAGCGTTTGCAAGCTGTAGCGCATGCTTATTATCAGGTGTTTGCTTCTCATGGTAATAGTTATAATGTGTTCTATAATATTGAAGAGAACTTTACTATTATTCCGTCTGTAAATGTCTACACTACTAATGATAACGAGTTTGCTTACCGTTTGGGATTGTATGAGTTTAATGCGTTAGGACAGAATATTACGTTTGGTGGTTTTTATCAAAAAGATATTTTTAGCTCTTATGGTATTAATTTAAGAGCACCTTTTTTGTTTAGTCGAGAATTAGGTTTAGCAATTAATCATCAAGATTTAAATACGCAAGAACCTGTTTTTTTCGATAATACTACGTCTGACTATAAATACCGAAACAAATCTTATGAAGTTCTTGCATTATACCAACCAAACTTTAAAAATCGTTTTGAGGTTGGAATTAATTATTTTTTAGAAGAATACAATTATTTAAGTGGTGCAACTAATCCATCTGTACCACAAGAATTATCTGTTAAGAAATTATTGTACAAAGGTATTTATGAATATAACAATCTAGACTACTATTACCAATACGTTTCAGGTTTTAAAAGCATATTTAATGCACAGTATGTTACTTCTACAAGTAATAATTTACCAGAGTTTATTATTGCTTGGAACGACTTTCATTTTTATAAAAGAGTAGGAGATAAAGGGAATTGGGCGAGTAGATTACGTGTTGGTTTCTCGTCTAATGACGAGACTCCTTTTGCACCTTTTTCTGTGGATAATAATTTAAACTTAAGAGGTGTAGGTAATACTATAGATAGAGGTACAGGAGCTGTTGTAGTTAATACAGAATATAGACATACAATTTATGATAAAGATTGGTTTGCACTCCAAGGCAATGCTTTTGTAGATGCTGGATCTTGGCGAAATCCAGGAGGTGATTTTGGTGATTTTGGGAAGTCTCAAAACATTAGAGTTTTTCCAGGTTTAGGTTTACGTTTTATACATAAACGTATATTTAATGCTATTTTTAGAATAGATTATGGTTTTGGTGTTACCAAAGGAGAAACACAAGGTTTAGTTTTTGGTATTGGGCAGTATTTTTAA
- a CDS encoding glycoside hydrolase, whose translation MNYSKLLFLFLICVLQSCTSQTKINGVSFVAAGIPVTDKHVNPVVQVNANYATVMPFGFIKDLKHPEIIHNTDRQWFGESREGVKQYANSLEAKGIRIMIKPQIWVWRGEFTGYIKMETEDDWKKLEATYSSFILEYADLAQEINADIFCIGTELEQFVANRPEYWNALILEIKKIYKGKLTYAANWDEFKRTPFWSQLDYIGVDAYFPVSDSKTPTVEECLLGWEVHKPIIKEVSDKHKKPILFTEYGYRSVDYAGKEPWKSERSMNIVNLEAQNNTTKALFETFWKEDWFAGGFIWKWFIEHDTVGGENDSQFTPQNKPVEMIIKSHFEEQK comes from the coding sequence ATGAATTACAGTAAGCTCCTTTTTTTATTTCTTATTTGTGTATTGCAATCTTGCACATCGCAAACCAAAATAAATGGTGTAAGTTTTGTTGCTGCAGGAATTCCTGTTACAGACAAACATGTAAATCCTGTTGTACAGGTTAATGCAAATTACGCTACTGTTATGCCTTTTGGGTTTATTAAAGATTTAAAACATCCAGAGATTATCCATAATACCGACAGGCAATGGTTTGGCGAATCTAGAGAAGGCGTTAAACAATATGCTAATAGTTTAGAAGCGAAAGGCATAAGAATAATGATTAAACCTCAAATTTGGGTTTGGAGAGGAGAGTTTACCGGTTACATAAAAATGGAAACTGAAGACGATTGGAAAAAACTTGAAGCTACTTATTCTAGTTTTATTTTAGAGTATGCCGATTTAGCTCAAGAAATTAATGCCGATATATTTTGTATTGGTACAGAATTAGAGCAATTTGTAGCTAACAGACCAGAGTATTGGAATGCGCTAATTTTAGAGATAAAAAAGATATATAAAGGGAAACTAACTTATGCAGCTAATTGGGACGAGTTTAAACGTACTCCTTTTTGGAGTCAGCTAGATTATATTGGAGTAGATGCTTATTTTCCTGTTAGTGATAGTAAAACACCAACGGTTGAAGAGTGTTTGTTAGGTTGGGAAGTACATAAGCCTATAATAAAAGAGGTTTCAGATAAACATAAAAAACCAATTTTATTTACAGAATATGGATACAGAAGTGTTGATTATGCAGGGAAGGAACCTTGGAAGTCCGAAAGAAGTATGAATATTGTAAATCTAGAAGCGCAGAATAATACAACAAAAGCATTATTTGAAACCTTTTGGAAAGAAGATTGGTTTGCTGGTGGTTTTATATGGAAATGGTTTATTGAGCATGATACTGTTGGAGGTGAAAATGATAGCCAGTTTACACCACAAAATAAACCCGTAGAAATGATAATTAAATCGCATTTTGAAGAACAAAAATGA
- a CDS encoding DUF547 domain-containing protein, with translation MKKIIVVTLILLGGFSAKAQNLDTFFKQADFFFKANVLNGKVAYDAIKKDRSTLDEVLKIAEGITVSKSDAKNYQAFWINAYNLSVIKGLVDNYPTKSPLDDKGFFDKIKHNLGGKSIVLNDIENKLLRAQFKDPRFHFVLVCGAVGCPPLIDEAYLPIALETQLQKQAKLAFNGDYFIKVNAKKKRVEGSKILEWYKEDFTMNGTTEIEYINTFRTEKIPTDYKITYFEYDWRINKQ, from the coding sequence ATGAAAAAAATAATAGTAGTAACATTAATTTTATTAGGAGGCTTTTCCGCGAAAGCGCAAAATTTAGACACCTTTTTTAAACAAGCAGATTTTTTTTTTAAAGCAAATGTTTTAAATGGAAAAGTGGCTTACGATGCCATTAAAAAAGATAGAAGCACTCTTGATGAAGTGTTAAAAATAGCAGAAGGTATTACGGTTTCTAAAAGTGATGCTAAAAACTATCAAGCCTTTTGGATAAATGCCTATAATTTATCGGTAATTAAAGGTTTAGTAGATAACTACCCAACAAAATCTCCTTTAGATGATAAAGGCTTTTTCGATAAAATAAAACACAATTTAGGAGGTAAGAGTATTGTGTTAAACGATATTGAAAATAAACTTTTAAGAGCACAGTTTAAAGATCCTCGTTTTCACTTTGTTTTGGTGTGTGGAGCAGTTGGCTGTCCTCCTTTAATAGATGAAGCATACTTACCTATTGCTTTAGAAACTCAATTGCAAAAACAAGCAAAATTGGCTTTTAATGGTGATTACTTTATTAAAGTAAATGCTAAAAAGAAACGTGTTGAAGGTTCTAAGATTTTAGAATGGTATAAAGAAGATTTTACTATGAATGGAACAACAGAAATTGAATACATTAATACGTTTAGAACGGAGAAAATTCCAACCGATTATAAGATAACGTATTTTGAATACGATTGGAGAATAAACAAACAATAA